In Ignatzschineria indica, a single window of DNA contains:
- a CDS encoding host specificity factor TipJ family phage tail protein — MDKNIVELQDPFRPALNPNFYKLTEPTSIRELLKKQGVIDEKGTRNSVFVVSVDGDYKLEKDWDQLVGADNLMVLIALPPHLKGGGGGSNPLRLVLMVAVMVAAIYVPPLAGFGAFGTAAMQAGIMIGGSLLVNALLPAPQLGGGFNNDGAQAKQVNFIGPQSNQAKAGAPIATLYGRRRIYLDLAAQPYNEMSGDGVYLYQLFIVTQGEADIEELYIENTPFDNYDDIEYKVYGPNEKVDLFPDNVYTAPEVQGLKLEGSENGNEHIVGYRERTTSKAINDKKGRPPSSDYWEPTYEKTTVYSELTANIQFKGGFIATPLGAQTDTIGIDIYLPRGLAYMDDNGNPTTRSVGFIAQARLVDDSNQPAGDWFSLTKETREIPKNNTSIIYRAFRSATKDFFNTGIWIHAGTIDAIPLSYTFKVPKGRYEVRVGRATAANNSTRISDEIQWVGLRSYMPNKHYYGNVTMLAVKIRSSNNLNNSIARRVNVIATRILPVFNGTEWVKQPTRSIAWAAADILRNKEYGRGLKDSRINLKELERLDRIWYGRSDFFDGYFTEQLTVWEALTRVLEVGRAKPIYVAGIIDFVRNEPRIAPTQMFTPENIVKDSYQTQYVFPKTGEADHIIVEYTDPVSWKSADMICALPDSKMLKPMRIAMHSITSPQQAWREGIHRAAMHRVQREFLSWSTELEGMSVSYGNEVLVSYDNPEWGSTGRIQHFNGNVIHTSEELEWSGNNVICLRARDGSVLGTYAIKRRSATSGIIPDLPLDEKGQPNLSDGSWCEPTHYIFGNTERIGRKLVITGVVPGSNNQVSLSGVIYDDYPHNAENELEMPIIVPPHDDIEEVLAVTWIRVKKSIQRNIFEVSCNQARGALEYEFEVRVGVAAEWEALYKGETPLFTSKLPFGGQIFIRARVIGTYVGEWFVWVGEVTPDESAISKTRPGLRVDKRGNNPVYADITIMGVDLDTAISYFIEQDGIVIWTGALLKGQEATITRQFESEAIIDPEEVPKEKQVEFKAYAIDSSGDRSESAINYMIY; from the coding sequence ATGGATAAAAATATTGTTGAGTTGCAAGACCCATTTAGACCGGCTCTAAATCCTAACTTTTATAAATTAACAGAGCCAACATCAATTCGAGAGCTGTTAAAAAAGCAAGGGGTAATAGATGAGAAAGGCACTAGAAATAGTGTCTTTGTTGTTTCTGTAGATGGGGATTATAAACTCGAGAAAGATTGGGATCAGCTAGTTGGTGCTGATAACTTAATGGTTCTTATTGCGCTTCCTCCTCACTTAAAAGGTGGTGGTGGGGGTAGTAATCCTCTTCGACTTGTTTTAATGGTTGCGGTGATGGTCGCAGCGATTTATGTACCGCCTCTTGCTGGATTTGGAGCTTTCGGAACAGCTGCAATGCAGGCAGGAATCATGATAGGTGGGTCACTGCTGGTGAATGCATTATTGCCGGCACCTCAGTTGGGAGGCGGTTTTAATAATGATGGAGCACAAGCAAAGCAAGTCAATTTTATTGGGCCGCAGTCAAATCAAGCAAAAGCGGGAGCTCCTATCGCAACGTTGTATGGGCGTAGAAGGATTTATCTTGATTTAGCGGCGCAACCATATAACGAAATGTCTGGTGATGGGGTTTATCTGTATCAATTATTTATCGTAACTCAGGGAGAGGCTGATATTGAAGAGTTATATATTGAAAATACCCCATTCGATAATTATGACGATATTGAATATAAAGTTTATGGACCGAATGAGAAAGTAGATTTATTTCCTGATAATGTTTATACGGCACCAGAAGTACAAGGCTTGAAGCTTGAAGGTTCTGAAAATGGTAATGAACATATTGTTGGCTATCGGGAAAGAACGACATCTAAAGCGATAAATGATAAAAAAGGGAGACCCCCATCAAGTGATTATTGGGAGCCTACTTATGAAAAAACAACAGTATATTCGGAGTTGACTGCAAACATTCAATTTAAAGGTGGGTTCATTGCAACTCCGCTTGGGGCTCAAACTGACACTATAGGAATTGATATTTACCTTCCTCGTGGACTAGCCTATATGGATGATAATGGGAATCCTACTACTAGAAGTGTGGGTTTTATTGCACAAGCTAGACTTGTTGATGATAGCAATCAACCTGCGGGAGACTGGTTTAGCCTTACCAAAGAGACACGGGAAATACCTAAAAATAACACCAGTATAATTTATAGGGCTTTTAGATCTGCAACTAAAGATTTTTTTAATACAGGAATCTGGATTCATGCTGGAACTATTGATGCTATCCCGTTGAGTTATACATTTAAAGTACCTAAAGGACGATATGAAGTCCGTGTTGGCAGGGCTACAGCAGCTAATAACTCAACAAGAATTAGTGATGAAATTCAGTGGGTTGGATTGCGATCATATATGCCAAATAAGCATTATTATGGAAATGTGACAATGTTAGCTGTAAAAATAAGATCAAGTAATAATTTAAACAATAGCATTGCAAGACGAGTAAATGTTATTGCCACTAGAATTTTGCCTGTCTTTAATGGTACTGAATGGGTTAAGCAACCTACAAGGTCAATTGCTTGGGCTGCAGCAGATATTCTGAGAAACAAAGAGTATGGAAGAGGGCTTAAGGATAGTCGAATTAACTTGAAAGAGCTCGAGAGACTTGATCGCATCTGGTATGGCCGCTCCGATTTTTTTGATGGGTATTTCACTGAACAACTGACAGTTTGGGAAGCTTTAACAAGAGTTTTAGAAGTAGGTAGAGCTAAGCCTATTTATGTTGCGGGTATCATTGATTTTGTAAGAAATGAGCCGAGAATAGCGCCAACACAAATGTTTACTCCTGAAAATATTGTAAAAGATAGTTATCAAACGCAGTATGTTTTCCCTAAAACAGGGGAAGCTGATCATATAATCGTTGAGTATACAGATCCTGTTTCTTGGAAGTCTGCAGATATGATATGCGCTTTACCTGATAGTAAGATGTTAAAACCTATGAGGATTGCGATGCATTCAATTACTAGTCCACAACAAGCGTGGAGAGAAGGCATTCATAGAGCAGCGATGCATAGAGTACAGAGAGAGTTTCTCAGCTGGAGTACTGAGCTTGAAGGAATGTCTGTTAGCTATGGTAATGAAGTTTTAGTTTCTTATGATAATCCCGAATGGGGATCTACGGGAAGAATTCAACATTTTAATGGTAATGTAATCCACACCAGTGAAGAGCTTGAGTGGAGTGGTAATAATGTTATTTGTCTTAGAGCAAGAGATGGTAGCGTATTAGGAACTTATGCTATTAAAAGACGTTCAGCAACTAGCGGAATTATTCCAGATTTGCCTTTAGATGAAAAAGGTCAACCTAATTTAAGCGATGGTAGTTGGTGTGAACCAACTCATTATATCTTTGGTAACACCGAGCGCATAGGTAGAAAACTTGTTATTACAGGCGTTGTTCCAGGTAGTAACAATCAAGTATCTCTAAGTGGTGTTATCTATGATGATTATCCTCACAATGCTGAGAATGAGTTAGAAATGCCGATTATTGTTCCTCCGCATGATGACATCGAAGAAGTATTAGCAGTTACATGGATCAGAGTTAAGAAATCAATCCAACGAAACATTTTTGAAGTGTCTTGTAATCAGGCTAGGGGAGCTTTGGAATATGAATTCGAGGTTCGTGTAGGGGTAGCTGCAGAGTGGGAAGCTCTATATAAAGGGGAAACGCCATTATTCACTAGCAAGCTTCCATTTGGCGGACAAATATTTATTCGTGCAAGAGTCATTGGTACCTATGTGGGCGAGTGGTTTGTATGGGTTGGGGAGGTCACGCCAGATGAATCTGCAATAAGTAAAACTAGACCGGGATTACGAGTTGATAAAAGAGGTAATAATCCAGTCTATGCAGATATCACAATCATGGGGGTTGATCTTGATACGGCAATAAGCTACTTCATTGAACAAGATGGGATTGTTATTTGGACGGGCGCTCTATTAAAAGGACAGGAAGCTACAATCACTAGGCAATTTGAATCTGAAGCAATTATTGATCCTGAGGAGGTACCGAAAGAGAAACAAGTTGAATTCAAAGCCTATGCAATCGATAGTTCCGGAGATCGAAGTGAATCAGCTATTAATTATATGATCTATTAA
- a CDS encoding NlpC/P60 family protein gives MTDFQHSLITPSDVVYYVTNYRYGDNANGENNKFNCWGLLRDVQRRFFGINLPKTSLGDPLAELYSKQMKSGNWEMIDRPFHGCGVLMRSGNDPHCGVWLDFEGGGVLHCERGNGVLWQKEHELRASLYANLKFYRFKNG, from the coding sequence ATGACAGATTTCCAACACTCTCTTATAACACCTAGTGATGTCGTTTATTACGTCACTAACTACCGATATGGTGATAATGCAAATGGTGAAAATAATAAGTTTAATTGCTGGGGGTTGCTTAGAGATGTACAGAGGCGATTTTTTGGAATTAATTTGCCCAAGACGAGTCTTGGTGATCCGTTAGCTGAACTTTATAGTAAACAGATGAAGTCTGGTAATTGGGAAATGATTGATAGGCCCTTCCATGGCTGTGGGGTATTAATGCGCTCAGGTAATGACCCTCATTGCGGTGTTTGGTTGGATTTTGAGGGCGGCGGCGTTCTTCATTGTGAGCGAGGCAATGGCGTTCTTTGGCAAAAAGAACATGAGTTAAGAGCTTCTCTTTATGCAAATTTAAAATTTTATAGGTTTAAAAATGGATAA
- a CDS encoding AAA family ATPase — MKEKTHIKSIEILDLFNDVSINWEIPQKQDTTILVGDNGVGKTTILQLIRDMMTGTDFISRSLYSSVKISTNRDIYESISLDANFFEIKEFQKILDQYSSKISKGNKAQFEKGAEEALKKMLLPKFFDAVKEAYGAHLVKLDVNLKDISKVDTFEREFLKHEPRMSITSISTVDLLANLSREFKDSTGVKTNYFDEEVRRSFELFIGSQKNKESISGLERVFNNFFEDISKKVVITDSTIKFYNKKGKQLTLQDLSAGERQITYILINVALAAAQKHDLILMDEPEISLHLNWQSKLLEEIRKINNYSQIIVATHSPALVMKGWRDSYVDIREISSNND; from the coding sequence ATGAAAGAAAAAACACACATAAAAAGTATAGAAATATTAGACTTATTTAATGATGTATCTATCAATTGGGAAATACCCCAAAAACAAGATACAACTATTTTAGTTGGGGATAATGGTGTTGGCAAGACAACGATATTGCAGCTAATTCGAGATATGATGACAGGAACTGATTTTATTAGTAGGTCGTTGTATTCATCAGTAAAAATAAGTACTAATCGCGATATTTATGAGTCAATTAGCTTAGATGCTAACTTTTTCGAAATAAAAGAGTTTCAGAAAATTCTTGATCAATATTCCAGTAAAATATCAAAAGGAAATAAAGCTCAATTTGAAAAAGGAGCGGAAGAAGCATTAAAGAAAATGTTGCTACCTAAATTTTTTGATGCAGTTAAAGAGGCGTATGGAGCTCATTTAGTAAAGCTAGATGTGAATTTGAAAGATATATCTAAAGTTGATACTTTCGAACGAGAATTTTTAAAGCATGAGCCTAGAATGAGCATTACATCAATTTCTACAGTTGATCTTTTAGCAAATCTCTCTAGAGAGTTCAAAGATAGTACAGGGGTTAAAACCAACTATTTTGATGAAGAAGTAAGAAGATCTTTTGAGTTATTTATTGGTTCTCAAAAAAATAAGGAAAGCATAAGCGGCTTGGAGAGAGTATTTAATAATTTTTTTGAGGATATTTCTAAAAAGGTCGTTATAACTGACTCTACGATAAAGTTTTATAATAAAAAAGGTAAGCAATTAACTCTTCAAGATCTTTCAGCTGGTGAGCGACAAATTACATATATTTTGATTAATGTTGCATTGGCTGCTGCACAAAAGCATGATTTGATATTAATGGATGAGCCAGAGATATCATTACATCTTAATTGGCAGAGTAAGTTATTAGAAGAAATCAGAAAGATAAATAATTATAGTCAAATCATAGTGGCGACACATAGTCCGGCTTTGGTTATGAAAGGCTGGAGAGACTCCTATGTTGATATAAGGGAGATCAGCTCTAACAATGACTAG
- a CDS encoding DUF1833 family protein produces MATFEEAMQEAFASAPGHEIIYYTIEINHPAFEVPIRLVQGNDNIIAKLEDEADTNPGEMVEFIGAPWELSLPKVEEGTIPEIQLTFDNVSREITNHISEAVKREDPVKVVFRPYLDSSLDAGPQMKVPIEMEVLDATANNYQIQLTANVEDVFHAAFPLTRYIHDRFPTLSYNT; encoded by the coding sequence ATGGCAACATTTGAAGAAGCAATGCAGGAGGCTTTTGCATCAGCACCTGGTCACGAAATTATTTATTACACTATTGAGATAAATCATCCGGCTTTTGAAGTGCCGATTAGATTAGTTCAAGGTAACGATAATATAATCGCAAAGCTAGAAGATGAGGCTGACACTAATCCTGGGGAAATGGTTGAGTTTATTGGAGCACCTTGGGAGCTCAGTTTACCAAAAGTTGAAGAGGGAACAATTCCTGAGATTCAATTAACTTTTGATAATGTTAGTCGTGAGATAACGAATCATATTAGTGAGGCAGTAAAGAGGGAAGATCCTGTAAAGGTTGTTTTCAGACCATATCTTGATAGCTCTTTAGATGCGGGACCACAGATGAAAGTTCCCATTGAAATGGAAGTTTTGGATGCTACTGCAAACAACTATCAAATTCAATTAACAGCAAATGTTGAAGATGTATTTCACGCAGCATTTCCATTGACGAGGTATATACATGACAGATTTCCAACACTCTCTTATAACACCTAG
- a CDS encoding restriction endonuclease, which translates to MSGIYDSYYGGISVDDWEHFALDFLCELGFSVISGAAMGPDGGKDGVVWYEGKTYIVSCKHYIQSGRSVGVSEEHSILDRIAHHGANGFIGFYSTSVSQTLQDRFLGLNKEGYHCIYFDKYKISEYLPRVRSTLLQKYGSPKNFKYMMNVEEYECAPLNCLVCGTDVLTDSMIPLATAMIALNIDNQLKYIYGCKHCLNVNDLGSVGVWESLHFEQLLGWNNYVNSFVAQHPTSPNFYFHKNSFDTAILQRMYPATWGTWLGY; encoded by the coding sequence ATGTCAGGAATTTATGATTCGTATTACGGAGGCATCTCTGTTGATGATTGGGAACATTTTGCTTTGGATTTTTTATGTGAACTAGGTTTCTCTGTAATAAGTGGAGCGGCGATGGGTCCTGATGGCGGTAAAGATGGAGTGGTTTGGTATGAGGGTAAAACTTATATTGTAAGCTGTAAGCATTATATCCAATCGGGGAGATCTGTAGGTGTGAGCGAGGAGCACTCTATCTTAGATAGAATAGCCCATCATGGAGCCAATGGGTTTATTGGATTTTATTCCACATCAGTCAGCCAAACATTGCAGGACAGGTTTCTAGGGTTAAATAAAGAGGGATATCATTGTATTTATTTTGATAAATACAAGATTAGTGAATACCTTCCGAGAGTTCGGTCAACGCTACTACAAAAGTATGGAAGCCCAAAAAACTTTAAGTACATGATGAATGTCGAGGAGTATGAGTGTGCCCCACTCAACTGCCTTGTCTGTGGCACAGATGTGCTAACGGATAGCATGATACCTCTCGCAACTGCAATGATTGCCTTAAATATTGATAATCAATTAAAATATATATATGGTTGCAAACATTGCCTTAACGTTAATGATCTTGGATCGGTGGGGGTATGGGAGTCCTTGCATTTTGAGCAATTACTAGGATGGAATAATTATGTAAATAGCTTCGTGGCACAGCATCCGACTTCGCCAAACTTTTATTTTCATAAAAATAGTTTCGATACAGCAATTTTACAACGCATGTATCCAGCAACTTGGGGAACATGGCTTGGTTACTAA
- a CDS encoding DUF4435 domain-containing protein produces MTSPRTFDEFLNNPDYLNSSQTMSAKDGVARTLLYVEATYDKDHWKKILSTLGFAEYFEVVTYGQSSGRRGLLKLLEEGKLHAGQMIAIDADLDRIVGFEVEKFDSPFIFDTYVYSIEGIILDKSIVKKFINQLNQNYEYLNFDFDDFMNRYSFLCYQELSKITALFSDVDSMNSPENLVESFKLCDLSTSDVIDRFIDGDKDSLFKVDDRDAPVLLCEILKEKGIDTSESYLYVRGHALMDTVSSLCKKLKSYIKSRETEIVTMLFDDKKHMIDGELKHRHSLINSSYVLNTYLMMANLSKDNVGMKHLSNKVKATVENHLLH; encoded by the coding sequence ATGACTAGTCCAAGAACTTTTGATGAATTTTTGAATAATCCGGATTATCTTAATTCTTCGCAGACCATGTCTGCCAAGGATGGAGTTGCAAGGACATTGTTATATGTTGAGGCTACCTATGACAAAGACCATTGGAAGAAGATACTTAGCACACTTGGATTTGCAGAGTATTTTGAGGTAGTTACGTATGGTCAGAGTTCCGGAAGAAGAGGGTTATTAAAATTACTTGAAGAAGGAAAATTGCATGCGGGGCAAATGATTGCTATTGATGCAGATTTAGATAGGATTGTCGGGTTTGAAGTTGAAAAATTTGATAGCCCTTTTATTTTTGACACTTATGTATATAGCATTGAAGGAATTATTCTAGATAAAAGTATCGTAAAGAAGTTTATAAATCAATTAAACCAAAACTATGAGTATTTAAATTTTGATTTTGATGATTTTATGAATAGGTATTCCTTTTTATGTTATCAAGAACTATCAAAGATAACTGCTCTATTCTCTGATGTGGATAGTATGAATAGTCCTGAAAATTTAGTTGAGAGTTTCAAGTTGTGCGACTTATCTACGAGTGATGTAATTGATAGATTTATAGATGGTGATAAAGATTCTTTATTTAAAGTAGATGACAGGGATGCTCCAGTTTTATTATGTGAGATATTAAAAGAGAAAGGTATAGACACTTCTGAATCTTATCTTTATGTAAGAGGGCATGCTCTGATGGATACAGTGAGTTCTTTATGTAAGAAATTAAAGAGTTATATCAAGAGTAGAGAAACAGAAATTGTAACAATGCTGTTTGATGACAAAAAGCACATGATAGATGGTGAGTTGAAACATAGGCATTCCTTAATAAACAGCAGTTATGTTTTAAATACCTACTTAATGATGGCAAATTTATCAAAGGATAATGTTGGGATGAAGCATTTATCTAACAAAGTAAAAGCAACAGTAGAAAACCATCTTTTGCATTAA